Proteins from a single region of Takifugu rubripes chromosome 4, fTakRub1.2, whole genome shotgun sequence:
- the heatr5b gene encoding HEAT repeat-containing protein 5B isoform X4, whose translation MELAHSLLLNEDALAQITEAKRPVFIFEWLRFLDKVLVAANRVDVKEKQKKLVEQLTGLISSAPGPPTRKLLAKNIATLYSIGDTFTVFQTLDKCNEIIKSKDDTPAYLPTKLAAVACVGAFYEKMGRMLGSSFPDTINNLLKALKSAESQGRGEILLSLQKVLSGLGGAAASCHRDIYKNARSLLTDRSMAVRCAVAKCLLELQNEAVFMWTTELENVATLCFKALEGSNYGVRVSVAKLLGTVMATALMPKQAAVMRQNVKRATLEEVLELLATGFLRGGSGFLKSGGEMLKGGVSVSREVRVGVTQAYVVFVSTLGGQWLERNFATFLSHVLDLVSHPRATQTHVEAVYSRRCVSFMLRATLGGLLGEKAQIAAGKEICQAIGKQMRAVEAVVSDISGENRTGAADVSASQHVMVCALKELGSLFQSLSATASPLIQEPSVGLLETVTSVLLHPSMAARLAAAWCLRCVAVALPYQLTPLLDRCAERINNLKSSPEAVSGYSFAMAALLGGVHQCPLGLPHSKGKLVVSIAEDLLRTAAQNSRLSLQRTQAGWLLLGALMTLGPSLVRYHLPKMLLLWRNVFPRSPKELEAEKARGDAFTWQVTLEGRAGALCAMRSFVAHCPELLTEDVIRRLMTPIECAMTMMSHIPAITKVHGAHLKASAAMVRLRLYDILALLPPKTYEGSFNALLRELVAEFTLTDNSANTTTSLLRSLCHYDDSVLMGSWLQETDHKSIEDQLQPNSASGSGALEHDPSSIYLRVPVGEAIPGPLPLGVSVIDASVALFGVVFPHVSFKHRLQMLDHFAECIKQAKGVRQQAVQLNIFTAVLSALKGLAENKSTLGPEEVRKSALALVMGALDNPNPILRCAAGEALGRMAQVVGEATFIARMAQTSFDKLKSARDVVSRTGHSLALGCLHRYVGGIGSGQHLKTSVSILLALAQDGTSHEVQTWALHSLALIVDSSGPMYRGYVEPTLSLVLTLLLTVPPSHTEVHQCLGRCLGALITTVGPELQGNGATISTIRSSCLVGCAIMQDHSDSLVQAAAISCLQQLHMFAPRHVNLSSLVPCLCVHLSSSHLLLRRAAVACLRQLAQREAAEVCEYAMSLAKRAGDSKDAAINLNITETGLEGVLFGMLDRETDRKLCSDIHDTLGHMLSSLAVEKLSHWLHLCKDVLAATTDVGGAVVFEVEKDEEDSEKKDEMDDDTMFTGLGEDDKSKPSVAPRWVTRVFAADCLCRIILLCENDKAHFDLAAARSAQAKNSKGELLVLHLSDLIRMAFMAATDHSNQLRMAGLQALEDIIKKFAHVPEPEFPGHVILEQYQANVGAALRPAFSPDTPSDITAKACQVCSTWIGSGVVSDLNDLRRVHNLLVSSLDKVQAGKGSCSQLYSESATTMEKLAVLKAWAEVYVVSMKVKKEAEAQPAKPVRSADDEEDEEDPGAGVLPPDSLITLVQPELPALSRLWLAVLRDYALLTLPAEFSSQLPPEGGAFYTPETIDTARLHYRGSWAPVLHAVALWLSSTGFGAAEETEESSSSITQTAANSKSPEESVEDRMHLMLGVSIEFLCFPRPEEPIEHMMSCLQALTTLLESPCARIHIASDQLLAVELLNVLHRLLLTRDPPAVQLQVTAVVQETVRAALEHLQRWRSHQGKEEEGEQEEGGDTGELVPGRSLVFAAMELLVFILVRHIPQLNTRVKESPSHVPLRPQRLPEESARLVANTVSILAELPSLCSAAGSMTILPTVLFLITGVLRETAVKAADGSVPVPVSAALQAIKTILTSPLAQEESVQTQWTGLVRSSLASVLEYSQPDESRPDTDEVSMLTAITLFLLSASTELVGVNVLQKGCLDRFRSALNSSDPWVRARCYQLLLSVFQHCTRALSTPYIHALAPLMVEKLKAVEHQRPGTPAELQAVQEGIRVLEALVAMGEEQNRVQLLALLVPTLISYLLDENAISAAPQVSRALHDFALQNLMRIGPLYPSAFKTVIGAALELKTRLESAVRANQASSRAKAAARQAQPAVQAAPTIKLKTSFF comes from the exons ATGGAGCTGGctcacagtctgctgctgaatgaAGATGCTTTGGCTCAGATCACTGAAGCAAAGAGACCTGTTTTCATCTTCGAATGGTTACGTTTCTTGGATAAAGTGCTTGTGGCAGCAAATAGG GTGGATgtgaaggaaaaacagaagaaactgGTGGAACAACTGACAGGACTCATAAGCAGTGCTCCTGGACCACCGACAAGAAAACTTTTGGCCAAAAACATTGCAACCCTTTACAGCATTGGTGACACCTTTACGGTTTTCCAGACTCTGGATAAGTGCAATGAGATCATCAAAAGCAAGGATGACACACCTGCATACCTGCCAACAAAGCT TGCTGCAGTGGCGTGTGTTGGTGCTTTTTATGAGAAGATGGGTCGGATGCTGGGGAGCTCATTTCCAGACACCATAAATAATCTTTTGAAAGCTTTAAAGAGTGCAGAA TCCCAAGGCAGGGGGGAAATCCTTCTCAGTCTGCAGAAGGTGCTCAGTGGACTTGGTGGAGCTGCGGCCTCGTGTCACAGAGATATCTACAAGAATGCCCGTTCTCTGCTCACAGACAGGTCCATGGCCGTGCGCTGTGCCGTAGCAAAG TGCCTGCTGGAGTTACAGAACGAGGCAGTGTTCATGTGGACCACAGAACTAGAGAACGTGGCCACGTTGTGTTTCAAAGCCCTGGAAGGGTCCAACTATGGTGTCAGAGTGTCTGTGGCTAAACTGCTTGGCACTGTCATGGCCACTGCCCTGATGCCCAAACAAGCAGCAG TCATGCGCCAGAACGTGAAACGGGCCACGCTGGAAGAGGTACTGGAACTACTGGCGACAGGCTTTCTGCGTGGTGGTTCTGGCTTCCTCAAAAGCGGTGGCGAGATGCTGAAAGGGGGCGTCTCTGTCAGCAGGGAAGTGCGGGTGGGCGTCACACAG GCTTATGTGGTGTTTGTGAGTACACTCGGTGGTCAGTGGCTGGAGCGCAACTTTGCCACTTTCCTGTCCCACGTGCTGGACCTAGTGTCCCACCCACGAGCCACGCAGACACATGTTGAGGCTGTGTACTCACGCCGGTGTGTGTCCTTCATGCTACGTGCCACCCTCGGGGGCTTACTTGGAGAGAAAGCGCAAATTGCTGCTGGCAAAGAAATCTGCCAAGCCATTGGCAAGCAAATGAGGGCTGTGG AGGCAGTTGTGAGCGACATCAGTGGCGAGAACAGGACCGGGGCAGCCGATGTCTCTGCCAGTCAGCATGTTATGGTGTGTGCGCTCAAAGAGTTGGGCAGTTTATTTCAGAGTCTGAGTGCCACAGCTTCACCTCTGATTCAGGAGCCTTCTGTAG GTCTCCTTGAAACTGTGACGTCCGTGCTGCTCCACCCCAGTATGGCAGCCCGTTTGGCAGCTGCGTGGTGTTTGCGCTGCGTTGCCGTAGCGTTACCGTATCAGCTGACCCCACTGCTGGACCGGTGCGCGGAGAGAATCAACAACCTGAAGAGTTCACCTGAGGCCGTGAGCGGCTACAGCTTTGCAATGGCGGCTCTTCTTGGTGGAGTACACCAATGTCCACTGGGTCTGCCCCACTCCAAGGGAAAG TTGGTGGTGAGTATTGCTGAGGACCTCCTCCGCACAGCTGCTCAGAATAGTCGACTGTCCCTGCAGCGTACCCAGGcgggctggctgctgctgggtgCCCTCATGACTCTGG GCCCGTCCCTTGTGCGCTATCACCTACCAAAGATGCTTCTGCTCTGGAGGAACGTGTTTCCTCGCTCCCCGAAGGAGTTGGAGGCAGAGAAGGCCAGGGGGGATGCGTTCACCTGGCAGGTCACACTGGAGGGTCGGGCTGGAGCATTGTGTG CCATGCGCAGCTTTGTGGCCCATTGTCCTGAGCTGCTTACTGAGGATGTGATCCGTAGATTGATGACGCCCATTGAATGTGCTATGACCATGATGTCTCA tATCCCTGCCATCACCAAAGTCCACGGTGCTCACCTGAAGGCAAGCGCAGCCATGGTGAGGCTCAGGTTGTACGATATTCTTGCTCTGCTTCCACCCAAAACCTATGAAG GTAGCTTCAACGCTCTCCTGAGGGAACTAGTGGCAGAATTCACCTTGACGGACAACTCTGCCAACACGACCACCTCTTTACTGCGCTCCCTCTGTCACTACGATGACAGTGTGCTCATGGGCTCCTGGCTACAGGAAACTGACCACAAATCCATTGAGGATCAA CTACAGCCCAACAGTGCATCAGGCAGCGGAGCCCTGGAGCACGATCCCTCCTCCATCTACCTGCGTGTACCTGTAGGCGAGGCCATCCCAGGACCCCTGCCGCTTGGCGTGTCAGTCATCGATGCGTCAGTGGCTCTGTTTGGGGTGGTGTTTCCACATGTCTCCTTCAAGCACAG ACTGCAGATGCTCGATCACTTTGCCGAGTGTATAAAGCAAGCAAAAGGAGTTCGACAGCAGGCGGTCCAGCTTAACATCTTTACCGCTGTACTTAGTGCCCTCAAG GGGCTGGCTGAAAATAAGAGTACTCTGGGTCCAGAGGAGGTGCGGAAGTCAGCCCTGGCCCTGGTAATGGGAGCCTTGGACAATCCCAATCCTATCCTGCGCTGTGCTGCTGGAGAGGCCCTGGGCAGGATGGCTCAGGTGGTTGGAGAGGCTACTTTCATTGCCAGAATGGCACAAACCAGCTTTGACAA ACTGAAGTCCGCTCGTGATGTCGTCTCAAGAACAGGACATTCTCTGGCGCTGGGCTGTCTGCATCGATACGTTGGAGGAATTGGCTCAGGCCAGCACTTAAAGACCAGCGTCAGCATTCTGCTGGCTCTGGCACAAGATGGAACCTCTCATGAAGTCCAG ACATGGGCTCTGCACTCTCTGGCTCTGATTGTGGATTCGAGCGGTCCGATGTACAGAGGTTATGTGGAACCGACCCTTTCCCTGGTTCTGACTTTGCTCCTTACTGTGCCTCCATCTCACACTGAGGTGCACCAGTGCTTGGGCCGCTGTCTGGGTGCCCTCATCACCACTGTTGGGCCAGAACTGCAGG GAAATGGAGCCACCATCTCCACCATACGCTCGTCTTGCCTGGTGGGTTGTGCCATAATGCAGGACCACTCGGACTCTCTGGTGCAAGCAGCGGCCATCTCGTGCTTGCAGCAGTTGCATATGTTCGCTCCACGCCACGTTAACCTGTCCAGCCTGGTTCCGTGTCTCTGT GTTCACCTGTCCAgttctcacctgctgctgcgCCGTGCTGCTGTGGCCTGCTTGAGACAGCTTGcccagagagaagctgcagaggtcTGCGAGTACGCCATGAGCCTGGCCAAGAGGGCAGGAGACAGCAAGGACGCAGCCATAA ATCTCAACATCACAGAAACCGGGTTGGAGGGTGTTCTGTTTGGAATGCTGGACCGGGAGACGGACAGGAAGCTGTGTTCAGACATCCACGACACTCTGGGACACATGCTGTCCTCTCTTGCTGTGGAGAAGCTTTCTCACTGGTTACACCTCTGCAAGGATGTCCTGGCAGCTACGACCG ATGTTGGAGGAGCTGTTGTGTTTGAGGTAGAGAAGGACGAAGAGGACTCTGAGAAAAAAGATGAGATGGACGATGACACCATGTTCACTGGGCTGGGAGAGGACGACAAGTCCAAGCCGTCCGTGGCCCCACGATGGGTCACCCGAGTCTTTGCCGCAGACTGCTTGTGCCGCATCATCCTGCTGTGTGAGAATGACAAAGCTCATTTTGACTTGGCAGCTGCCCGCTCTGCACAAGCCAAGAACAGCAAAG GGGAACTGCTGGTGCTGCACTTGTCTGACCTCATTCGCATGGCTTTCATGGCAGCCACAGACCACAGTAACCAGCTGAGGATGGCCGGCCTGCAGGCTCTGGAAGACATTATTAAAAAGTTTGCACATGTGCCAGAGCCCGAGTTCCCAGGACATGTTATTTTGGAACAATATCAGGCCAAT GTTGGAGCGGCTCTCAGGCCTGCCTTTTCCCCGGATACACCCTCTGACATAACGGCCAAGGCGTGCCAG GTGTGTAGTACGTGGATTGGGAGCGGCGTGGTCAGTGATCTCAATGACCTCCGTCGAGTCCACAACCTCCTGGTGTCATCGCTAGACAAGGTGCAGGCTGGGAAGGGCTCGTGCAGCCAGTTGTACAGTGAGAGCGCCACCACGATGGAGAAACTGGCTGTGTTAAAGGCCTGGGCAgag GTTTATGTGGTCTCCATGAAGGTCAAGAAAGAGGCCGAGGCCCAGCCTGCCAAGCCGGTCCGAAGTgcagatgatgaggaggacgaggaggatcCGGGTGCTGGAGTGCTGCCTCCGGACAGCCTCATCACGTTGGTGCAGCCAGAGCTGCCGGCCCTGAGCCGCCTGTGGCTGGCCGTGCTGCGAGACTACGCTCTGCTCACTCTGCCCGCCGAGTTTTCCAGCCAGCTGCCGCCTGAAG GTGGAGCATTTTACACCCCAGAGACCATCGACACAGCGAGGCTGCACTACCGCGGCTCCTGGGCACCGGTCCTGCACGCTGTGGCCCTGTGGCTGAGCAGCACCGGGTTTGGGGCCGCcgaagagacagaagagagctcttcctccatcactcaaACTGCAGCCAACTCAAAGTCCCCCGAGGAATCGGTAGAAGATCGGATGCATCTGATGCTGG GCGTCAGTATAGAGTTCCTTTGTTTCCCCCGACCTGAGGAGCCCATCGAACACATGATGTCGTGTCTCCAGGCGCTCACCACTCTGCTCGAATCTCCGTGTGCTAGGATTCACATTGCAAGTGACCAG TTGTTGGCAGTAGAACTCCTCAATGTTCtgcacaggctgctgctgactcGGGATCCTCCTGCCGTGCAGCTCCAGGTCACGGCTGTTGTGCAGGAAACTGTCAGAGCTGCGCTGGAACATCTGCAGCGATGGAGATCCCACCAGG gcaaagaagaagaaggagaacaagaggaaggaggagatacAGGGGAGCTGGTCCCTGGCAGGTCTCTGGTGTTTGCAGCCATGGAGCTTCTGGTTTTCATTCTCGTCCGCCACATACCGCAGCTAAACACCCGTGTGAAAGAGTCTCCCAGCCACGTGCCGCTCCGGCCTCAGCGGCTACCTGAGGAAAGTGCACGGCTTGTGGCAAACACGGTCTCCATCCTGGCAGAGCTGCCTtcgctctgttctgctgctg GGAGCATGACCATCCTGCCGACGGTGCTCTTTCTGATCACGGGGGTGCTGAGGGAGACTGCGGTGAAGGCTGCGGACGGCTCGGTGCCTGTGCCCGTGTCAGCCGCCCTGCAGGCCATCAAGACCATCCTCACGTCCCCGCTGGCGCAGGAGGAGAGCGTGCAGACGCAGTGGACCGGCCTTGTGCGGAGCAGCCTGGCGTCCGTGCTGGAGTACTCGCAGCCCG ACGAGTCCAGGCCGGACACGGACGAGGTCAGCATGCTGACAGCGATCACGCTCTTCCTGCTGTCCGCTAGCACCGAACTGGTGGGAGTTAATGTCCTGCAGAAGGGCTGCCTGGACCGCTTCCGAAGTGCCCTCAACTCCAGCGACCCCTGG GTTCGGGCGCGGTGctaccagctgctgctgtccgTGTTCCAGCACTGCACGCGTGCCCTGTCCACGCCATACATCCACGCTCTCGCACCCTTGATGGTGGAGAAGCTGAAGGCCGTGGAGCACCAGCGACCAGGGACTCCTGCCGAGCTGCAGGCGGTGCAGGAGGGCATCCGTGTCCTGGAGGCTCTGGTTGCTATGGGTGAAGAGCAGAACC GGGTGcagctgctggctctgctggtcCCGACTCTCATCTCCTACCTTCTGGATGAAAACGCCATTTCCGCTGCCCCTCAAGTCTCCAGAGCTCTTCACGACTTTGCCCTGCAGAACTTGATGCGCATTGGTCCCCTCTACCCGTCCGCCTTTAAGACCGTGATTGGAGCAGCACTGGAGCTGAAAACACGTCTGGAATCTGCCGTCCGGGCCAACcaggccagcagcagagccaaaGCTGCAGCCCGGCAGGCTCAGCCCGCCGTGCAGGCAGCCCCCACCATCAAGCTCAAGACCAGTTTCTTCTGA